The region CCCGTTTTAGGAGTCTCTCCTAATAGCGCCGAATGCTTATGGCAAAATTAACGATACAAAATAAACACGGAATCGTTCGCTTTGAGAATCAACTTCTGGACGGGTACGAGAAAGTCTTTGATGAAATTTCCGAGCAAGCTTCCAAGGCTCACTTGCAGAACCTTACCCTGGATCTGACTCCTACTAAGAAGATCACTTCTAGCGGGGTAGCCAAACTTCTCACACTTAGAAATCTTCTAGATCATTTCGGTGTGAAATTAGAAGTAGTAAACTTGCAACCCGGTCTTTTAGACGTTCTCAGAAAATTCAAAGTAGATGCAATGCTCCGCATTCGCGCCTAATCTCGGGAAAAGAACTTGCAGGAGAGGAAAGTCCTAAGAGGATAACTCTTGTGGCTTCTCTCCAAGTTACGGATCTTTCCAAAATCTATTCCGGAAAGATCGCTATTTCCAATCTCAGTTTCGAAATCCCAAAAAACAGGATCACAGGTTTACTCGGACCAAACGGTGCGGGAAAGACTACTGCTCTTAGAATTCTAACAGGCTTCCTAAAACCGGATAGCGGTTCTGTATTTTTGGATGGGGTCTCACTCGAAACCGATCCGATTTCCGTGAAACAAAAACTAGGTTATCTCCCTGAATCCGCTCCAGTGTATCCGGATATGAGTGCTTCCGAATATTTGGATTTTATAGGACAGGCTCGAGGATTGGATGAGACCACTCTTAAAAAAAGAAAGAGAGAGGTCTTAGATCTCTGTGATCTAAAAGACCAATTGCATTCTCCTTCTGGATTTCTTTCCAAAGGTTATAAGCAGAGACTTGCGCTTGCAGGAGCATTGTTACATGACCCTGAGCTCATTATTCTAGATGAGCCTAGCTCCGGCCTAGATCCGATTCAGATACAGCATTTTCGAAATATCATTCGTACATTAGCAAAAGATAAAATTCTTCTTCTTTCCACTCATATTCTGTCCGAGGTCGAAGAGATATGCGATCATGTGCTCGTGTTGCATAAAGGAAATCTGATCGCGGATCTTCCGGTTACCGACCTGAAACGAGGAAATTTTATCGTTCTTACCGCAAGAACAAACCTTGCAACCTTAGAAAAGATCTTTGAGAATCAGGATGTAAAAGTAAAACTCATCTCTCTCTTGGAAGAAGGAGCCGAATTCCAACTAGAATCTTCTTCTTTAGTTCCGGAGAAAATCTTTGAGCTCATTCGCTCCGCTCCCTTTCCCGTTTTAGAATTCAAGATCGCAAAGCGTTCTTTGGAAACCGTATTTCAGGAGCTTGTTTCTCCCTAATGCAATCTTTTCACTTGTATCGTTTCTATTCGAATCTATTGTCTGTCTTTAGAAAAGAATGGTCTGCTTACTTCAATACTCAGATCGGATACGTGTTTTCCATCTTCTATTTGTTTTTATCTTCCTTTCTATTCTTCTACGGATTGGGGGAAGATTCTTTCTGGGACAGAAAGGTTGCAGGAATGGAAGAATACTTTATTTGGACCCCTCTTCTATTCGTTGTATTCATCCCAGCTCTCACCATGAGACTTTGGGCAGAAGAAAAAAAATCCGGAACTCTAGAGCTTCTATTCACCTTGCCCTTAGGAAAGTTAGAGATTGCCTTCGGAAAATTCTTAGCTGCCTGGACCTTTTTAGGATTCATTCTATCTCTTACATTACCGATCCCTTTCTCGATTTGGGCAATCGGAGATCTGGATCTTGGGATCGTATTTGCAGGTTATCTAGGATGCTATCTTTTAGGAGGAGCCTATCTGAGCCTAGGAACTCTTTTGTCTTCTTTCGGAAAGGATCAGATCAGTTCTTATATCTTAACTCTTCTAGTTTGTTTATTCTTCTTTCTAGTGGGAACACAGCCCGTATTGAAATTTTTGGGGGGAAGTTTCTCTAGTCTCGCATCCTTCTTATCCCTCAGTTCTCACTTCGAATCCTTTCGATTGGGACTGATAGACGGAGCCGATATATTCTATTTCCTCAGTTTCATTCTAGCGAATCTCTTCTCTAACGTATTCTTCTTACGGAGGAAATATCCGTGAGAGAGTTATTACAGCCCTTATTCAAGATCTCCGATCGTCCTTGGTTTCTCTTTCTAAATGGAATCCTTGTATTCTTTCTTCTGAACGGGATCTTCTCTTCCTTCCGATGTAAGGCAGATCTTTCTCGCTCAGGAAGATTCCTAATCACGGAGAGTACAAAGAAAGTATTAAGCGATCTGGATTCCACATTGTATATAGATGCATTCTATTCCTCCGAGATTCCTGGAGAATACAAATCCAGACTCGAGTTAACGAAAGGACTATTAAAAGAGATCGCGTCTGTAGGAAAGGAAAATGTTTCTCTTAGATTTCATGATCCGGATCATTCGGAGGAAGATTCCAGAAAGGCGATCGAGTTAGGTTTAGAACCTCAGATATTGCAAAGAACTTCGAGAGATTCCGCTTCTGTCAAGCAGGCATTTCTTGGGATCGTGCTCACTCTAGGCCATAAAACGGAAGTCCTTCCTCTCGCATTCTTTACAGAAGAATTAGAATACCAAATATTAAACGCATTACGAAAAATGCTTAGACGAGATAAAGATTCCGGGATCGCACTCCTACGAACCAAAGGTTCTCTTTCTCTCCAAGAACACGATTCTCCTAAGGACAGGATCGGGATTTTTTTCAGACAGATCCTTCCTGCTGAATATGGTCCTATTTCCGAGATCGATCTAGAGACCGAAGAAATTCCAGAAGGAGTAGAACTTCTCTTCTGGGCCGGCTCTGGTCCTCTATCCAACCAAGCCGCTTGGAGGCTGGACCAATTCTTAATGGGAGGAGGAAGTCTTCTTCTTCTTGCCAAAAGCATGGATTTCCAAACAGGAACTAAGAGAGGAGGATTCGGATTACTCAGCGGAGAATTAGCACCGGGGCTCGCTCAAAAAGATCCGGAGTCCGAAGATCTGATCCGATTTTTAGAACATTATGGAATTCGAATTAACCATGATATTGTTTTAGATCCGGATAATTCTCTTCCCATGGGTTCCTTGATCGAAATAGAACCAGGCGTCTTAGGGAAATACCCTTACCCTCCTTGGATTGTTTCGGAACGAAAGACAAACAGTTTGGATCCCGAAAGCCAGTTTACAAAGAACCAAGCAAGCCTTCTTTTCCCTTGGCCGTCTAGCATCACTCTTCTTCCTGAAAAACAAAAAGAGGCAAAGCTCCAAGCACTGGCTCATAGCGGTCCAGATGCAGAAGCAAGAACGGAACCGATTTCCTTAGGAGAAAAGCAGATCCTTTCCGCTCCAATCCGAGCAAACGGAGGCCCATTCATTCTCTCTGCATTGGCCAAAGGAAAATTCAGTTCTTATTTTTCGGATAAAAAGATGTTAATCCCGAAAGGATCCAAGCAGGAGATCCTCGAAACAAAACCGAATCAAGTCTCCAAGATTTTAGTCTTCGGTTCTCCCTATTTGGCATCCGATCTTTTAGCTTTTCCTGAATTTCTAGAAATTTTAAAAAATTCGAATATTCCATTTCTATTGAATTCTATCGATTTATTGAGAGGAGAAACGGATCTGATCCAGGCTCGTTCTAAACAATCTGCCATTCTCAAGATGAAGCCCCTGCCCTTCGGATGGGAGACTACAATCAGTCTATTTCATCTATTGGGAATTCCTGCCTTACTCTCTCTCTATGCGTTCAGAAGGCTTCGTAAGAGGAATAAACAAATCTTATGAAATGGAGGGAACTTTTAGGATCAAATTTGCAAAGGATCCGAAACTATCCAGGGATCAGTCTATTCCTACTGAATCTATTTTTGGGAATCTTACTTCTTCTAGTCAGAGATCCGTTCGGAAAATTTCAAAATACGTATGCAAACGCGGATCCTTTCTTCGATCTGGATCCTGAAAAGATACAAACCATCATTAGCGGAAGAAAGGGCCAAGAAAGCATACTCAATAGAGATCTTGATGGATGGACAGTTCATTTCGCCCAGGACCAAAATGCACCTGGAGACAGGGCCAGAATAGAAGAGCTAATACGCACCTGTCTTTCCATGAGAAAGTTCACTCTACTTTCCGACTCCAATTCACAACCTTCTCCTTTAGAAGAATTCGGATTGGATGGAGACGAGCCAATTTTGGAATTTAAAGATGTCTCCGGAAATTCGCTGGGGAAAATATTATTAGGAGCAAGAGCGCCTAAGTCTTCCGGGACGTACGTGATGGATGAAAAGAATCGGATCTGGCTAGTTAAAGAAAATTTAAAATTAGCAACCGGTGCCGGAAAACAGGATTTCTTCATTAGCCGAAATCTAATCCCTGATTTCCCTGCAAGAGAATTCGTATTAGAAGTGAATGTTTCCAGCGCGTCCAGAGCACAAATGTTTTCCTTAGTCGCAGACGGAGAGAATTGGGTCCTCAAAGTTTCAGGCCAAGAGATCCAAGCAGATCCAGAAGAGGCCGAAGCATTTATCCAAAGCATTAAGAAACTAAATGCGGACGAAGTCATCTTAGATAAAGCGGAAGAAATCCAGTCACTTCCTCCCAAACAGGATTTCAAAATAGAGATTAAGACAAGCACGGATCATTATATCATTTCTCCGATCGGTGTTACGAAACTAGGAAGTTTCGTATTTCGGAAAAAAGATCTAGGATACAAATTGATCTTGGATCCTTGGAATCTGGATCCTATCCTTCAGAAAGATCTCTCGGAATTCGCTACAAGAACTCTTCCTACAAATAAGAGCTTTTAAGTCTTAACTCGGAAGCCAAATCAATGGGTTGACACATAGACCGGACCAAAGTTTCCTTCCTTAATACATCTTTACCAAAAAGGAAATTATATGGCATTGATCGAAGAATTGGATAAACAAGGAAATTTTCTATTTCGTTGGAGATCCTATATCCCAGGTTTCATTCTCCTCCTCTGCCTTTATTCTCTAAAAGACTTTAAATTCCTGAACGATTCTTATGAAACGAATCTCTATTACGTAGCAGTATGTTTTGCTGTAAGTTTCTTAGGACTCGCAGTCCGTTGCTTCGTGATCGGTTATGCACCGGCTCGCACTTCCGGCAGAAATACCAAGGAACAAGTTGCCGATGTAGTCAACCAAGAAGGAATTTATTCCTTGGTTCGCCATCCTCTCTATTTAGGCAACTTCCTGATGTATCTAGGACCTGTTCTCTATTTTAGAGATATTCCATTGACTCTTGTATTCTGCTTATTCTTCGGAATCTATTACGAAAGAATAATGTTCGCAGAAGAAAAATTTCTGAGAGATAAATTCGGGAACGATTATCTGGATTGGGCAAATAAGATCCCTGCATTCCTGCCTAAATTCTCCGGATATGTGAAACCGAAATTAGGCTTTTCGATCCGCAATATACTCAAGAGAGAATATCCGAGCCTTTTCGGGATCGTGGTAATCTTTGTATTATTCGATTTCGGAGCAAATTATCTAAACGGATTCTTCTCCTGGCAAGAACCTTGGGAAGCGATCACTGAGCCTCAGATCTGGGCCTTCGGCGCCGGAGCTGCTTTCTACGCGACCATTCGTATCTTAGTTAAAACTACGAAACTATTGCAGGTTGAAGGAAGATAAATAGCTTTCTATTTTGCTTCTCCGATCTTTCGGAGAAGCCTGAAATCAAGCGCCTGCAGTATATTCCAAATACGCCTTAAACTTCTCACTATCCTTGGTGAGAAATACGGGCGTAGGATATTCCCTTTTCAGGGGAAGAAGAGCGAAGCCTTCATCGTAAAAGACGATCTTTTCTACTTCGCTCAATTTATAACTGAATTCTGAATTGCTGGCTTGGAATCTAAATCCGCCCGGGATCTCACGGATACTTCCCTTGCCCATTCTTCTAAAACCTTTCAAGCTTTCAGGTTTTAATTTTTCTTTTAAGGATTCGTACGGCAATCTTCCGGAAAGATCCAAAAACAAGATCCCTTCCATGGACCATTCCGCTTCTTTAGGCGCAGAATGAATTTCTTCCGGCTGAGTATGTACCTCTCGAACCTGTGGTTTCGGTTCTTCTTCCCAAGGGCGAGTAACGATCTCTTCTGAAGAAGTCTTCTCGTACATTTCGGATCCTTGCAAAAAGGTTTCTTCTTCTTGTCTTGGAAAAGAAGGACGGATCTTTCTCTCTTCTGCAAATGCCAAATCCATCTGAGCGTACGTTTCTGTACGACTTGGCTTCTTCATAGAAGCAAGCGCATCCTGGGAAATTTTTTTCTCTCTATTCGAAATGGAATTCGACCTGGAAAATCCGCCCGAGCTCGGCTCGGTTTTGGAATTAGGTTGGAAGGACACGTAAATAAAACAGAGAATTCCCACCAAAATCAGAGCTAAGGCAATATAGAGCATCATTATATGTATCTATCAAAATCGCGGCTTTCTGAAGCATTTTTCGGAGGGTTTTTCTCCTTTACAGATTCCTGGCGCGGGTGAGGCTTCCTTGAAACGTAGTTTTATGACAAAGCCAGAAGGAATTTCAATCAGAGATATTTTATTCAAGGTGGGGTCCGCCATTTTCCTAGGCATTCTAGTCCTCATGTTGATCATCATGCTTTTAAAACCAGATGTGGAACAGGCCGGATTGGACATGCTCACAGGCAAGGCCAATATCAGTGCAGGTAAGATCGACGGATCTGACGTTCCCATGGATTTTTTCAATGCCGCAAGAAGACAATGCTATATGTATTTCGGCGGACAAGGTTCAGAAGGTCAATTGGCCGAATGTGCCTTTATGATCCTCAAGAGATTTCATATCCTGAATAAACTTGCACAAGGTGTCGGTTATACCTATTCGGAGGAAGGAATTCGCCAGGCTCTCTGGGAAGAAGCTCAAAAAAATTCCAAGAATTCCTACCGCGGAGCAGGATATTCTGAAGAAGATTTGAAGAAACCGGAACAAATTTACCGTCAACTTCTTCAAGAAGCCCCGCTTCGTTTTCGGATAGAAGCCACCGTGCAACAAACCGTTCAGCAGAATTTTTTACAAACCGATCTTCGTCGTACTGACGGAGAATTGGAAGTACAGTCCGAAGCTTCCGGAGCTAAAATTGATTTGGATGCAGTAATTTATTCGGAAGAAGATCTTGCTAAATTGGCCGAACAAAGCCTGGAGCCTACAGACGCTCAATTGCAGGAACTCTACCAGAAAGAGATCGCAGATCCGAATTCTCCGAAAGGAAAAGACGGCAAGCCTCTACCTTTCGAGGAAAGAAAAACGGTCCTAAGAGGGAAATACAAAGTAGAAGCCCGTAAAAACGCTTTGGAATCCGTAAAAGCAAAACTAATCGCTTTACAAAACGAGCCTGACGGCTTACAAAAAATCGCAAAATTCTTGGGCAAGGCGCCGGTTTCTTTGAGAAACAGACCTCTTGGAGAACTGAAGAAAATGAGTTCTGGTAAGGACAATTTCTCTTTGCTCTCCGATGCGAAGTTCCTACAGGATCTGAGTACCCCAGGACTTGCACAAAAGAAGAATATCGGACCTTATAGGGACGGAGACAAATACGCGATCGTTGCCTTCTCCAAACTTCAGTTCGGAGCATCCGATCCTTCTTTCTTAAGAATTAGAGATTCTGCAACTGTTGTCAGCGGAATATTAATGGAAATCCCTCAGTCTTTAGAGAATGATATTACCGTGGAACGTTTAGCGAGGTCCGCTTCGGAGGAATAATGCAAATCCGCGCCGAGTTAGTGAATCCGTTCTTGGAAGCAGCCACAATCGTCTTCCGAGACATACTGCAAACAGATTTGATCCGCGGTAAGATCGGGATCAAGGACACTGCCGAAACCACCCTGGAACTCGCGATCATTATCGGAGTTCTTGGAACTTTCAATGGTGAAGTTGTGTACGGTCTGAACTATGATGCGGCCTATAAGATCGCTAAAAAACTCATGCCAGGCATGAGCGATGATGATATCAAAAACGAATACAAAGACATATTGGGAGAGATCGCAAACATGACCACGGGAAATGCGATGAATATTTTCGCAACTGCAGGTCAGTCTATTGAGATCACCGCTCCCAATATCGTAGACGCAAAAAATGAAACGATCAAGATTCCTAAGAAGCAAGCGCTTGGGATCAGCCTCTTTTCCAAATTCGGAAAATTGGAAGTGAACGTTTCCTTAACTTAAACTTTAAACTTTCTTAAAGATTGCTCTTTGCGAGCATTTCCATTTCTGAACGAAGGGGAGAATACACTCCTTCGGATTCAGAAACGGTTTTATCCAAATATTTGCGCAAGAATCTCTTGGCCCATTCCCCTTCTCCGGCCTTATAGCTTGCCTTGAATAAAAGATAGGCACCCAATTCTTTTTCTTCTCTCTGTCTCTTGAATTCTCTGGAATTTTGATCTTCTGCATTCGGAAAAGTCTTACCGAAACGACTCCAGAAATCCATCAGATATCCTCTGGCATCTCCATATCGGCCGGAACGAAAAAGCATATCGCCTAATTGCAAAAGAGCTCTTGAGCGAAACTCTCCGCTTCCTTCCGTAGCGACACGCAATAGAACTGCTTCCGCTTCTGTATTCTTTCCTTGAGCTCTCATGGATCTCGCAGACTCTAGAGAAGTCTTCCATTTGGAATCGTCTTCTTCGCCGGAGCTTTCTACTTCTTGGGCCTTAGGATCTTCTAATTTAGATAATTCTAATTTTGCTTGGGCGCTCGCGCTCCCTTCTGTGGTGGCTGCTTTGTTGAATTCTTCTTTAGCGGCATCTTTTTGCCCGTTCCTCAAACGCAAGAGCCCTCGATCGAATGCGGCCTTACTCGGATCTTGGACATCTTTCTTCTTGCCGTTTTTCTTTTCCTTTTTTTCGGAAAGATTCGGGAGTTGGGTCTTCTTCTCTTTCGCTACGAATTTCTTTTCTTCTCCGATTGTTTTTTCAGAAGAAGGAGACGTACTTTCAGAGCTATTTGCACTCTGCATTTCTACGGAATTACTTGAAGCACTTGCTGAATTCGAAGAAATCTCCTGAACATTAGAAGAATTTGAAATACCAGTATTTGTATCGGAAGCTTCTAAATTAGAAGCTTGGACCTCTTCCGAAAGATCGATTCTCTCCGGAAAAGGAAGAGGAAAATCAGCATCGATATTTGTTATAGAAAATAATATTAGCAGTATTGCAAAGGAGAGAGATCGCTTCATCCTTATTCACCCATCTTAGGTCTTTGTTCTTTGCGAGGAGGTCGACTCAATCTTGAATCGTCCGTTTGCGCCTTTGGCTCTGAACTAGGCTGCCTTTGAGTGCTCGGTTCCAATCTAGGAGAATCAGCATCACTCGCCCCAGGACGACCCAAATCTTCTCTTGGTGGTCTTTCATTTTCCGTAGGAAAGAATACCTTCGAATCTCCTTCCTTACGACGAGAATTTCGGATCGTATCCGTTTCCTCTAACTCAGGCTTGGGAGAATTCGGTCCTTCCTTTGGCTTGTCCAAAGAATATCTTTCCAAATCCAAAGAAGAAGATCCTGCGTCCGAATAACTCGGGTCGCTCCAGCGGATCTCCTTTCTCTTTCGATTGTATTCTCTCTCAATATCTTCTAAGAATAATGCCTTTCGATCCAATTCCTTGGCCTGATCTTCCTCTCCTGCAAGAGCCAAACCTCTCTGAAAACTGAACCAAGCAAGAACTGCACCGATCAAGACTGCTAAGGCGAGAGCGGCCCTTCCGATCATCTTGACGGTTTTCGGGGGAAGATTTCCCAAAATGCCGTCAATGGATTCCCGGACCTGGGTCAAAATGGAGAAGGGATTAAATGCCATAGTTTCCCTAGGATCATCGGCCGTTTTCGGTCTTTTTCAAGGACATAATTTTGGAAAAAAGGACCGAAATAATCCCGGAGTCCTTTCCCGGCCGTCGAAGATACTACAGGAAATTCGGATTTTTCTCTCCGGAAACCCTAAAGTCTTTTTCCCGCTTTTCGATTGTAAAAAATAGGATGGGACTTACTCTCCAACAACGGCCCCCCAGGATGAGCGACTCGATCCGCAATTTTACAGAATCCTTTTTAAAAGATCTAGAAGAGAATGAAAACGGCTTCTTCAAAGTCGAAAACCTGGATGGCCTCGCCTACCTCACAATCTTCCCCGCAGGCAAAAAAGGAAAAGAAGTAGAGTATCGAGAAATCCTAAAACGCTTGGACGTGTTCAAGATCAGCGGAGTCTCGGAAGATGAGATCAAGCGAGTTCTAAAGACCAAGGATTCAGAGCCTCATCTGGTCGGGAAATGGCCTGGCAAACCGGAGCCTTCTACTCTGGATTTAAAGATCACAGAAGATAAAATGCAGGTCTTCGGGATACTGCACCCTCCTAAGTTCGGAGGAAGGTTACTCACAAAGGATGAGATACTTTCCCAACTAAATTCGCAAGGTATTATATTCGGAATTCTTGATGAATCCGTTCAAAAGATCTCCGAAGCGGAAGAATACGGAAAAAGGATCCTAGTCGCGAATGGAGAACCTCCGATTCCAGGAAAAGATGGAGATATTCGCATCCTCTTCCAACATCCTGGCACTCCCACTTTAGAAGAAGACGAATTCGGAAGAGTGGACTTCAAAAATATACAGATCATCCAGAGCGTAAAAAAGAACCAGAAACTGGCCGAGAAAGTTTCTCCTTCTCCGGGAAAAGCAGGCAAGAATGTAAAAGGAGAAGTCTTAGGTTACGAAGAAGGCAAGATTGCAGAATGGAAACTTGGCCCGAATATCAAGACCTCGGAAGATGGAAACGTTATCTTCGCTTTAATCGACGGAAGACCGATCATCGATCGTTTCGGTCTGATCCGAGTAGATGAGGTTTGTCTTCTAGAAAACGTGGATTTCTCCACAGGCAATATTAATTTCCCAGGAACTATCATTGTAGAAGAATCGATAGCGGACGGATTTACCTTAGAAACGGACGGTTCCATCATAGTAAAGAAATCAGTCGGTAAGGTATTCTTGAAAGCGAAAGGAGATATCGTTCTCTCCGGTGGCTTCATGGGCAGGAACGGAGGAATGATCGAATCCGGTTCCGACATCTATGCCAAATTCGTAGAGCAAGGAAAAATGCAGGCCAAGAATTCCATCTTTATAGAAGAGGCTGCCATGCATTCCGAGCTCATCGCCGGCGAAGCCATAGTCGTTCGCGGAGGAAGAGGAGAAATCATCGGCGGACAATGTGTTTCCGGAAAGACGATCGCTTGCTCTAAGTTAGGCGCCATTGTAGAAACAAGAACCGTCCTGAGCTGTGGGATGCCTCCCGAACTTCTTTCCGAATTAGAAGGATTGAAATCGGAAATCAGAAAAAATCAGGACATACTGAAGAAAGTGGATACGAGTATTCAGAAGTTAAACGATGACTCTCAAAGAAGAGCCTTAACCGCTGATGAAAAAGAAAGTATCCCTAAATTGCAGGCAATTCGTCAAAAATACAATTCCATCTTGGAGAATCTATTCGCGCAGGAACAATCCGCACTTCTATCCTTTGATCCGGACCGAAATTCTTTTGTAGAAGTCGAAAGAGAGATCTATCCTGGAGTAGAAGTGAATCTAGGTAGGAACAAGAAATTCAGCGTAAAATTGAAGGATATCCCCGGCCCTTCCTATTTATATTTGGGCGGAGACGGACAAATCGCCCATTCTAAAGTAAAGCCCAAGCGTTTGGGCCTATTGCAAGAAGAAGCTTCCGAAACGGAAAACCCCGCAAACTCTTAATCAGCCCTCGTCCGGAAAAAGGTCTCGGCAAGAAGGAATTCCACCGGACTGCTCCATTTCGGTGCAGGGAGTTTTTAACAGATCATCCATACAGCGTTTCACTTTAGCGATCTGCTCATCCGTTACTTTTTCGTATTCGTCCGGCAAAATGGTCTGATCTTTCTGATCGATCATACACTGGTCCAACGAGGAAAAACCCGACTTAGCGGAATCCTGATCCTTTGAAGGAAGTGCCTCGATATATTCCGCAGAACATTCCAAATTTTTTTTACATAATTCTCTAATATAGCTTTGGCTTAGGTCTTTGACTTCTTCTCTACTGAGAGAAGGTCCCTTTCTGCAGCCTACGATCAATAAAGTAGAAGTAATCAAGAGTGATAGAAAAAATTTCATGAGTAGTAATTCTGATTTTTAGGATCCGATCCTTCAGAGATTTCGCAAAGAAGCCATGAAGAATATGCAAAATTGACTCACTCAGGGAATATTCTGCAAGTCGTTATCTTAGGAATATTTTGAGGAAAGAAATTTTTATCGATTATTTCATCTTGGTAAGGATGAGACGATTTCCCTTTCCAGACTGATCTATATAGAAGTGATCCGTGAGTTTTCGTACAAGATAGAGTCCCAACCCTTCTTCTCTATAGTCTCCCGGATCATAGCCTCGAATCTCTGAAATATTCTTTTGAACTCCGAAGTCGCGGATACGCACTTCCATTCTATTTTCTAAAAGAGTGATCTCCAAGAAGATCGGATAATTTGGTTTGCCCAAGTAGGCATGCTTGATCACGTTTAAAAGGCATTCCCCAACCGCTAATTTCAGGTCGGCAGCATCATAGAGAGAAAAACCGGATTCTCTGGCAAGATTGTAAACGAAATTCCGCGCTACGCTCACATAACGCGGATGAGAAGGGATTTGTATCCGAAATTGATTCGAATAGTTGACTTGTTTGGTGTCGGCCACGCCTAACCTAAACGATCAACCTCTGGGATGGAACTTCTTATGAACTTCCTTCAGAGTCTTATTCGCCATATGAGTGTAGATCTGAGTGGTGGAAATATCGATATGTCCGAGTAGTTCCTGAACGGATTTCAAGTCTGCATGGTTTTCCAACAAGTGAGTTGCAAAAGAGTGTCTCAGAGTATGAGGAGTCACTTTTTTCTTAATGTCGGTTCGCTTGATATAATGGTTCAGAAGTCTCCAAACGGATTTTCTATTGATATAGGATCCCTTTTTGGAAACGAAAAGATAATCGCAGTTTCTATTCTTCAAGATATAAGGTCTGCTTTGTTTCAGATAACGATTTAAGATGTCCAAGGATTTTTCACCGAAAGGAACGAGTCTCTGTCTTCCGCCCTTACCTTCCACAGTCAGGGTCATTCCAGCCATGTCCATGTCAGTGAGTCTAAGATTGCAAGCCTCGGAGATCCTGAGTCCTGAAGAATAGAGTAATTCGAAGATGCATTTGTCTCTGAGTTCGTAGAGATTGTCTTCTTTGATTACGGTGAATAATTGCTCGATCTCTTCCTGGGTCAGATAATCAGGAATGGATCTCATCACTTCCGGAGTTTCTATCTTCTCCGTAGGATTGGAATCCAGCTTCTTCTCGTCTTTTAAGAATTTGTAAAATTGCCTGATCGCTACCACTTCGCGAGCGATCGTCTTCGCGGAGATCTTTCGATTTCGTTCTTCGTTCAGAAAGCGAACAATGTCGTTCGCTTGGACTTCGAGGAAATCGATATGCTCTTTTTCCAAGAAGTT is a window of Leptospira semungkisensis DNA encoding:
- a CDS encoding LIC_11485 family protein is translated as MAFNPFSILTQVRESIDGILGNLPPKTVKMIGRAALALAVLIGAVLAWFSFQRGLALAGEEDQAKELDRKALFLEDIEREYNRKRKEIRWSDPSYSDAGSSSLDLERYSLDKPKEGPNSPKPELEETDTIRNSRRKEGDSKVFFPTENERPPREDLGRPGASDADSPRLEPSTQRQPSSEPKAQTDDSRLSRPPRKEQRPKMGE
- a CDS encoding LA_2478/LA_2722/LA_4182 family protein, with the translated sequence MKFFLSLLITSTLLIVGCRKGPSLSREEVKDLSQSYIRELCKKNLECSAEYIEALPSKDQDSAKSGFSSLDQCMIDQKDQTILPDEYEKVTDEQIAKVKRCMDDLLKTPCTEMEQSGGIPSCRDLFPDEG
- the xerD gene encoding site-specific tyrosine recombinase XerD, with translation MTSSHKNLLQNFQEYLSVEKGLSDNSIYSYGYDLNKFKNFLEKEHIDFLEVQANDIVRFLNEERNRKISAKTIAREVVAIRQFYKFLKDEKKLDSNPTEKIETPEVMRSIPDYLTQEEIEQLFTVIKEDNLYELRDKCIFELLYSSGLRISEACNLRLTDMDMAGMTLTVEGKGGRQRLVPFGEKSLDILNRYLKQSRPYILKNRNCDYLFVSKKGSYINRKSVWRLLNHYIKRTDIKKKVTPHTLRHSFATHLLENHADLKSVQELLGHIDISTTQIYTHMANKTLKEVHKKFHPRG
- a CDS encoding ATP-binding protein, coding for MADTKQVNYSNQFRIQIPSHPRYVSVARNFVYNLARESGFSLYDAADLKLAVGECLLNVIKHAYLGKPNYPIFLEITLLENRMEVRIRDFGVQKNISEIRGYDPGDYREEGLGLYLVRKLTDHFYIDQSGKGNRLILTKMK
- a CDS encoding tetratricopeptide repeat protein gives rise to the protein MKRSLSFAILLILFSITNIDADFPLPFPERIDLSEEVQASNLEASDTNTGISNSSNVQEISSNSASASSNSVEMQSANSSESTSPSSEKTIGEEKKFVAKEKKTQLPNLSEKKEKKNGKKKDVQDPSKAAFDRGLLRLRNGQKDAAKEEFNKAATTEGSASAQAKLELSKLEDPKAQEVESSGEEDDSKWKTSLESARSMRAQGKNTEAEAVLLRVATEGSGEFRSRALLQLGDMLFRSGRYGDARGYLMDFWSRFGKTFPNAEDQNSREFKRQREEKELGAYLLFKASYKAGEGEWAKRFLRKYLDKTVSESEGVYSPLRSEMEMLAKSNL
- a CDS encoding DUF342 domain-containing protein, coding for MSDSIRNFTESFLKDLEENENGFFKVENLDGLAYLTIFPAGKKGKEVEYREILKRLDVFKISGVSEDEIKRVLKTKDSEPHLVGKWPGKPEPSTLDLKITEDKMQVFGILHPPKFGGRLLTKDEILSQLNSQGIIFGILDESVQKISEAEEYGKRILVANGEPPIPGKDGDIRILFQHPGTPTLEEDEFGRVDFKNIQIIQSVKKNQKLAEKVSPSPGKAGKNVKGEVLGYEEGKIAEWKLGPNIKTSEDGNVIFALIDGRPIIDRFGLIRVDEVCLLENVDFSTGNINFPGTIIVEESIADGFTLETDGSIIVKKSVGKVFLKAKGDIVLSGGFMGRNGGMIESGSDIYAKFVEQGKMQAKNSIFIEEAAMHSELIAGEAIVVRGGRGEIIGGQCVSGKTIACSKLGAIVETRTVLSCGMPPELLSELEGLKSEIRKNQDILKKVDTSIQKLNDDSQRRALTADEKESIPKLQAIRQKYNSILENLFAQEQSALLSFDPDRNSFVEVEREIYPGVEVNLGRNKKFSVKLKDIPGPSYLYLGGDGQIAHSKVKPKRLGLLQEEASETENPANS